In one window of Borrelia turicatae 91E135 DNA:
- a CDS encoding DUF603 domain-containing protein, whose amino-acid sequence MSRIKKSLDDYVVYFREGRLNDARIAKELGVSRVNVGKMRRKWEEIKDDPEYINGAAKLTICEDTLNNILFHASQSRAQARDLKSQFSMAKSMLGLEFINSFSRYLELELKTHNYKIEELDDYVVYFREGRLNDARIAKELGVSRVNVGKMRRKWEEIKDDPEYINGAAKLTICEDTLNNILFHASQSRAQARDLKSQFSMAKSMLGLEFINSFSRYLELELKTHNYKIEELESQISNLYKKTLSKKVAHSEEESRELEELKLKLDELKRDLELKKMSLYYKTMLKLKATDTDVRSKLQI is encoded by the coding sequence ATGAGTAGGATAAAGAAATCATTAGATGATTATGTTGTGTATTTTAGAGAAGGCAGGCTTAATGATGCTAGGATTGCAAAAGAGCTTGGAGTAAGTCGTGTTAATGTAGGAAAGATGAGACGCAAATGGGAAGAGATTAAGGATGACCCTGAGTATATTAATGGTGCTGCTAAGCTCACTATTTGTGAAGATACTTTAAATAATATATTATTTCATGCATCACAAAGTAGGGCTCAAGCACGTGATCTTAAAAGTCAGTTTAGTATGGCTAAAAGTATGTTGGGACTTGAGTTTATAAATTCATTTAGTCGTTATTTAGAGTTGGAACTTAAAACACATAATTACAAAATAGAAGAATTAGATGATTATGTTGTGTATTTTAGAGAAGGCAGGCTTAATGATGCTAGGATTGCAAAAGAGCTTGGAGTAAGTCGTGTTAATGTAGGAAAGATGAGACGCAAATGGGAAGAGATTAAGGATGACCCTGAGTATATTAATGGTGCTGCTAAGCTCACTATTTGTGAAGATACTTTAAATAATATATTATTTCATGCATCACAAAGTAGGGCTCAAGCACGTGATCTTAAAAGTCAGTTTAGTATGGCTAAAAGTATGTTGGGACTTGAGTTTATAAATTCATTTAGTCGTTATTTAGAGTTGGAACTTAAAACACATAATTACAAAATAGAAGAATTAGAGTCCCAAATTAGCAATCTTTACAAGAAGACTTTAAGTAAAAAAGTTGCACATTCAGAAGAAGAGAGTCGTGAGCTTGAAGAGTTAAAACTTAAACTCGATGAGCTTAAAAGGGATCTCGAACTTAAGAAAATGTCACTATATTACAAGACAATGCTAAAGCTTAAAGCTACTGATACAGATGTGCGCTCTAAATTACAAATTTAA